AAGGGAACCCGTTGCATTTTCCTTTCAAAATTACCGCATACACTGGATAAGCAGGGGTCCGGATTAGCGAGGCTCTACTGCAGTAATCCATAAGCAGCatcgctcgcttgtcaaacaTCCAAACAAGTAACATCAGATTTGACAATCAAGCGGCAACGCTGATGCTTAAAGCCCCATCCatacgcttgctgtttgtcacaaacacggcaaacagcaaacaaagtcacaaacaccaaccacaatcaccgaacacaaacagccatccacatgctcggcgaacgctcataacattccgaaccggcaaacacggcggacgaagagctattactttcgggttgacatatttctatactatttatatatactatttatttatatatctatactatttatatatatttatatatactaTTTCTATACTATTTATagcaagagaaagaaaaaaggaaaataagaagaaagcaaagacgatggtgggataataaaaaaaattaaaaaccgacttcttctttttaattattattttatagtttttagtttatatgcaataatttttaatcaaaagtaagatgcaaatgataccaaaacgtcctactaatcaatacgaatcattcaagcctaaacacgaggtagttgctatataccgttgaggagttcccttgactgccttccgtttccatcatcagatcagctcaaggtcaccatcatatttttttgttataagaactatatttacgttcttaatttcattaaaatcggttaatatgtgtccaaaatggaaattcatgccctgtttttacccctttacccacccttaggggtgagataaaattctgaaaaaaatgggaccacctggaagtttaacccaatacaacaaaaaaagaattttcaaaatcggttcataaacggcggagtaatcggtgaacacacataaaaaaaacccgacgaattgagaacctcctccttttttgaagtcggttaaaaatacatagaaatCGTACAATGTACTGCTTTATTTGggctttaatttgttttatatttttattttgataagcCTCCAAAAATTACAGAATCATAGGTGCTGACCAATCATCAGACATTTTTTACGCTTTGCGCGCCAACGAAAAAATGTAGCAAGTAAATACGTCCGCCTCCTCCAAGCTCAGCGCGCATACTGATCGCTGCCAGACGTGTGGATACGTAGCAAACTGTTCgccgaacatcctttgatctggcaagaaaaaccgacaccgatgccgaacactggcgaacacaaacacaaacaggcaaacaacgacaaacacccatccacacgtcagtgtttgctgtttgctgtttgctgtttgccattgttcgccgagcgtgtggatggggtataAGGATTGTATTGCAAATGTTCGGTGGTGATAACTCCACAGTATTTTCCAGGACCAAAGGCCCGTTCTCTACCCGCGGCGACGTGCGCTACATGGTGCAGGCGCCACGCACCCGCTACACCCGGGAGATCGTGTTCACCTTCCAGGACTTGATCGGTAACTTACTAAAAAGgaccactcacaaaatgccgacaccaaatgaccgcAATTTTTTCAAACCTTTGATTTAGaatttcatcatcagcccatagcatccactgctggatgtaggcctctcccaaagcacgccactggatgagATCTATACCACGCATTAATTTAGCATTTGaaccaaataattatatttatcaagtaggtatatgtacgTTATTAGTTAATAGTTTCTGATGGGCTGTTAAAAGTACTTCGGCATTGCCTTTTTCCGTAGGAGTAATTTGGAGCTTTGCCAGTCTTGCAAATGATGGTGATGAAAGAATCATGAGATTGATTATGATGATATTGTATCATCCCCAGTGAGTCTCGGCGGCGCGGCCGGTCTGTTCCTCGGCGCCAGCTTCATCAGTTTCGTCGAAATCTTCTATTTCGCCTTCAAAAGGATCTATCAGTCGTGCTTCGAGGAACCTGATGATAGGGGCGCTGAGGGATCACAAGATGGTGTTAAAGTAAGTagacaaatgttttttttatgattctCAAGACTTTTATGAGACTCTCCTTTCTTATCTTCTGCGACagtaaaatacctacctgcAATGCCCGTACTTAACTATCTAGTTTATGTAGTGACCCCCCTGACCGAGAACGCCCCTGTAGCCTGAAACGTAACTGTACCAGACTGTACTAAACTGATGAAAAGAActcgaacgagagctgtcgtgcaatcatCACGTTTAAtttaacgagatagagtcgtggcccTCGTGGCTCGCACAttagcgctccgaaacttattttttcatcatAATAGAGTGACTGAAAGGTTCATAATATTCAACAGTGGTGGTGTTTTGTTACGATTCATGAAGACAATGGTTTTTTTCAGAGACGTGGAAAAACTGAGAAGTCTTCTTACGAAGCCCAGCAAATAGAACACTTGACGAGGATTTTGGACTCGAACCAACGATTCAGATACAATCATTTgagaaaatattaagtacctaattaattattaaataagtgaCCGGTTCGTATTTAGctctttattttgttattttgcaCACCTGAAGTTCTGTAGGTTGCcaggtagaaaatgcttttaccATTAAGTTCACCCTTTATAcaatttgtgcaataaaaagttaaataataatataactatactGACTATATAACTGGCTTTACCATACAGCTTTGCAAAGGCCTTGCATGTTCAAAGCTAATTTTAATagtaaaatgtacctacatataagtacttgGCTAACTTATAGGTTCTACAATCGAAATAAGTGTAAAAtcatgtatataatataacacataatgataaataataagccTAGCTGCACGATATCGCATCCACGGTAATGGCTTACAATCGTGTCATCATAAAACGTGACCCAGTTAGATATGTACTCATACGGAAATGCAGGTCATCGGAAAAAACACTATTATTGGGAGGTCACTCCTCTacatattctgttagcttgtccacctactacagaaacaagattatctattcttggaccaacagagcgcctatctcagctattgcaacacccagctccagtttactcgggagctaggctggctgagctgaaatcaaggggatatgtacaaaggttccacccgagagagccacgtacaggaacttcgccccctctcagaatagaatagaatagactaCCTAAATCAATGAACGATCGagaagtaagtatgtatttggtgttttaaataaaaaaaaactcgttaattatttacatatttaactGTTATTTCTATAgacttataaatatacttaagtacttattacaaaGGGCAGTGAGCGTTATTACTTTATTACCTAAcgttaaaaaagttatatacctacttaacttattgagattaggtatataatttattaaaagggcagttcttctttttaacctacataatgagtaaaaaattatcccaaattcgaaaaaaaaaactatagctttttggtgaactcttatcatttttatgatagcttcatgtctattctatcgaaaaaggtggttggccgcgtAGTTTACcaaatttttcaatattttaaggacataatacgtggataaggcacaaaaaattacaccttcgtcacattatcttttatttttttttaacgagaTAGTCTTCGTCGtttgaaatgaaacttttttgataagctaataaacaaaataccattttagaaaacatatgaaggaatggatttttagtaataacaaaatatttattaagtagttattaccactctgtcacaatttcagctaaaatgaagcttgtttttgttataaatattttttcgctgctaattacagtaaaaaattaacagcatagacaTTAACATCaattactaaatttaatatgatttttccaaagttgtactatttataacataacatataaacgaccaaaaataagttgactaccaggagacaccaatcgttacaaagtggtaaacgatgtgacagagttgttattctattaaatattaggcagggttttggaataaaacagttttatttaataagaataatttagtaacttacatataaatcattatggtttcaattTAGTCAAAGAATTAactggagatatctttataattagtataactaattaaaatcacacttgagaacctctggagactgaaatatccgtatttcaggaacttaaaggacaaatttgttccaactacataaattaatgtttaactgcacaaataatattttcgacaaactaaaatttaagtaatataacgAAACTTACGTAATTtcttaaagttttaatcagccatatttcgaaagTACAGAagtggctcttagaacttgaaaaactattttttttacttttttaattaccttagaagctggaaggaatttaatgtaatcatcaaacatccgataaatcaatctccaccatattaaacagtctacaacattcatcgtctgttcttgagaacaatagcacgaaatcacctttttcactaacgaaactttttatttctgcagcgcaagtgtattggacgttcctttcgcttcgtactttaaccaaaacgtgtagtttctcttcaatttttcgTTGATGAATAtcctcaggttggagtgtttggtaagaatgtgacagatttgtcgtgtgacagaggggtaaaatgtattgcaaagtcgaatagtatttaaacagtaacataaaatgtattattcacatgttgattgcaaagtaatcgttattaccaatgagtaaataacaaaataataatttaaatatattttattttaacaattacctacgtgacgaagctgtcgccgaataaacacacgcacctcctgtcacactttgcgggtggccgatacgcggtgtctggatctctaaggggaaatcttaccaagggggAAAAGGAGATCTTAAActctgatcgatggcaataaggacgagtggctcaaacaaatattttaaatggcaacctacgtgacagagtgtaactactaaaacattgggtagtgagagacaatttttcaacaatttttttaaatatttaagaaatattttaaaaatatatattttgttttactaaataagtaataccttctggagtttaaataaaattttatattttatctcgtcatatattttttttctaacattatgaaatatacgcaggatgaagtggcaggagacagccaagattcgtatgaaatacacctctgtcacgcggatttaccactctgtaacataattttaaatacaaaaatataaatttatatttttgtaaacgttcacagccgttgtgtttttagtacaatgcacgttgaaatataaataaataaataaatatttgtaaaactcatgatATTTTCCTCACAACTGGTGGAGACacagttatgtaggttaaaaagaagaactgcccaaaaACCTATTACAGACGATTAGAAAATCCTAAGTTAAAAATACTAAACTTTCGATTTCTGGTCATTAGGCTCTGcgtttatgtttgttttagtATTTAGTCGAAAATtgagcataataatataatattggtCGCACTCTAGTACTTTAGTCACAAATTTCGTCGCAGTTCAGTATTTTAGTCGCAGCTCACACTATTCTACCCGAGCTCTTCCGACCACGAACATGAGCACGTCGTCCCCGGGAGCGACTCGCGAGGGAATCACCCAAGACGGCGGGCCTCTCTCCATCTCCCTCTCTCTCCCATCCTCTCTCTCCCACGCTGCGTGTGGCTTGCTTGGTTTTGATGTAGGAGTGATGGTAGCTGGAAAGATGCAAATAGAATTATTGTCTGCGGCCGACTGCGTTAGCAGCGATCGTCGATAGCGCCGGCCAAGTGATCCGACAGACGAAATAAAgacaccgagttagtaaggtTAATGTGGCAGTGGgttggtcacatctgtcgtgGAACCGATAACTGATGGGTTAAAcctgttctggagtggagaccgcgACTAGGCCAACGCAGTGTAGGACGCCCGGCGCTGTCTAAATGGGGTGACGAGTAGTTAATGGTGGCTGGTAACTAATTATTAGATGCAGAAAGCTATTAGATCGCATCTAGTGGCGTgttttgggagaggcctacgtccagcagcgGACTGTCAAACGTCATAGGACTCAtgctattattaaatttataaagtaaaatttccggacaaattaaaaaaattcccctcaccgccgccgccactgCGCCGGCGCTGCGCTCGCTAGCTGTGCGAGAGGGACGGCAcgccgcgcgcccgccgcaGGAGCGAGCAGGACGACAGTATGATATGCAGCGCCGCCAGAGAGGAGTAGATCACCGTTTGGTACTTGTGTATCCAGTGGGAGATGGTTTCGTGGCAGCTCTGAAATTATGTAAAagaacaaattaataattatgacccagcggtggtagctcagtcgggtaagcccccgcttctcacgccagaaaaaatgcgggttcgatttccggcgctgatatattatatgtgccaatgagttctttggaattgaagtacaatgtacttataaatcttacggtgaatgaaaacataGTGAGAAAACCTGCATATATCTAagtagatttagcacatctagtgtgaaaccaccaacccgcagtggaccagagcgtggtgggaaatggtccaagcttaggaaggtagtttagaccttggggatatgcacaacgcCGGTTCCATTCGAGACAGCCAGGTATACAGAATATATACTAACACCCATCCCTACAGTGAAAAGAATAGACCCCCTTTCAGTTAACCACCTAAGTAGTACCTACCCTTTTTTACCAGCGTATAAACATACCTGAGTGTATGCTGTACTGATGCTGCAGCCGTCAGGGTAGGCGGCCGGCCCGCAGCACGACCACGGCAGGGACTGGCCCTGGCTGATGCTCCTGAAAGGAAATATTGGGTACAGACAACTAAAATAACCACCCCAAACACCTAGAATTAGTACGAAGATAGCGTGAAACTACCACGACTTTTGGGAAaaaccaatgatttcaaaaggaaggatacgcccgtcagaacgttttgtcaaaagaaaatggcacccgcgcgctggccctaattcatacaaattatgacagatttatgaggttttagggccaacgcgagggtgtcattttctagagcggttgggcctgtccttacgctagtaatatataagtcaatgggaaaaacgctttcaaacggaaattatgatttttttcaattgacaacatttcaaataaaatgctcaccgattttattctattttcgacgagatatcacaaatttagatgacccgtatttttttatttcttaatatttctatgttttaatatatatttttaacttcaaagttcaaaatatttatagtatgagTGACTTCACGTCGAGGCTTTGgatgaaaatattttcgttgcctgcgtaacctaaaaaaaaaaaagttggatgacattaacttgacatgaacaaggaccaatcaacttcaacttcaaatttattttgtggcaaggaccaatcacgaccttccgtcattgacaaggacacataaaagtgacacacatttgagtgatgtttgtcattgtcattgtcaaagtgacataacatgtttttttttgttcgtgttttagaagtaaaagcgcgtttaattattatgccacatcgtgatgtcacgaatgataattCAGATTTTTAAGgttttctctgaaataaatcaatagaaaaatcggaaacatttttttttgtgaatattagagccatatctctaaatggttttcgaatttcaactgtataaaattttgaaatgttgtcaattagCAGCGCTAGTtgtgtttttcttttaactttaaggACGGCCGACTGCCACTCTTCAGCTTGTTATGTGTAGgtacaaacatacaatacTTGGAGTttgggggggggggggtatGAATGAATACTTACGTCGCGTTATGTTCACAGCATTGGAAGAGCACTCTCAACGCGTGGGTCCAGTGCCCGTCGCGCTCCTGCAGCCCTTTCTGTGAATAATATCATGTAAAAGTATCATTAACTTATATGGTATATTAATACCATTGGAATACTTAgcaaaaatacttattaaatcaACAACAAATTCAGAATCGCACCCAGTACCTCAGGGTCCAAACTGAccaatgttatatttttttcgtaggTGGCTACGAAATTTCGTAGCCCGTAAACTTCCCGTAACTCGTCACGTACGTCACTTTCATGCAAAATTTTCTTCATCTCTTTTTTAAGCAAAGATAAGTAAAGTAATATTCCCCACCTCTAAGAACTCCGTGGTGAAGTAGAAGATGAGCGCACACTCCAGCATCAGCAGCAGGAGAACCAGGATCGAGTACTGAAACAATcacaattatataaaatacatttgaaTCTACAGCTAATCTAGTAGCTGCTTATTTTAAAGTGGctattcccgcgagcttcatttcacctttaaaagttttcctgtgggaattccgggaaagcctatgtgttaatccagggtgtcagctaacttcataccaaatttaatttaaatcggttcagccgtattcacgtgttctggagtggaaaCTACGgttaggcaaacgtagtgaaggacgccctccggctagatttggtgacgacttgcgaaagctctatagatcgcatccagtggcgtgttCTGGGAGCCCTACGCTCAGCAGTGGACttctataggctgatgatgataattaatCCTGACTATAACAGATAGAGACAGACACACAGTTAAGCTTATAACACCTGCTCTATTTTCATCAAGGgttacaaacatttattgaatTGAACAGGAAGACCGAATTTAGAATGTTGTGGCGCTTTGTAGACGATTGATGAGAGCTGATAAAAGACATAccataaacaacaaaaacggcGACCTCCCCACGGCTCCATAGACTCCCATGAACGTGATGCAGAACAGGGCTCcggagacggcggccagcgccaCCCCCAGCGGGGGGGAGAGAACTTCGCGCGGGAGCAGGGCCTGGGGGTGGAGAGCAtaaaatttttaataatataataatagaatagaatagaataatatttatttcagacaaaaGTCCATAgttgtgttagtaacaatttgGCTTATTATCTAGGTtagttacattattaaattaaaaagaataacattattacattattaaattaaattattaaattaaaaacaataatattattattacattattaaattttaaaaaataatattattaaatacatatttatttaatacaaatgCTCCCTGCaaacaagtattataaatacttatttacaaaaaacttttgGATTTTTAGGGCTATGGATTTTTACCCAGTTACATAAAACAGGGCCATCGACCCTCTCACTAATTACCTTCAGGGTTCGACAGGCGCTGCCCCGGATCCTGCGCATCAGGGAAGCCGCTCTCTTTCGCATTATTGCGTGGAACCCGTCAGTGCGTGCATCTGCAAACATCCCTGACGCACTGCAGTATCGAGGCAGCCCCAGTAGAACCCTGAAGGCATTGTTATATTGGACGCGCAGAGCACTGTAGGCCTTCTGCGTATACTTGACCCACAGGCTGCATGTGTAGAAGGTTTGGCAATAAGCCTTAAAAAGCGACACCCTTACTTCTTTGGAGCAGCGTGCAAACCTGCGAGCCAGCATGTTACATCGGGCCGCCAGCGCTCTGCGTTCCCTCTCAATGTCAAGGTCATCCGTGAGGTCCTCCGTGACCCAATGACCcaggtatttaaatttattaactcTGTTAAGAGGAGCACCACAGAGAGTTACTGGTGGAATATTATTGCAGGAGTGTCGCCCTGCCTTGAATACCAGCAACTCACTCTTCTTAACGTTATACCTGAGCCCATGCGCCACGGCGTAGGACTCACAGATGCCGATGAGTTTTCTTAGAGCACTGATCGAGGGACTCAGCAGCACCATATCGTCAGCATAACTAATGTTGTTAACAAACTTTCCATCAATAGAGCAGCCAACACCGGCGCTGCTGAGCTCCCCGACCAGACGGTTGACATACAGGTTGAAAAGCTTAGGCGAGGTCAACCCTCCCTGCCTCACCCCGCAGTCCAACCCATACGTGTCCGAGAGAGAGCCTGCCCATCTAACATTATTCTGTTGATGCCTATACCAATACCCCAGGATTGCCACAAGCTCAGAGGGAAGATTGGTCTCACCAGACAGTTTGTCCCAGAGGAGGTCATAAGACACAAGGTCAAATGCTTTCGAGAGGTCCAGGAAACACGCATATACCGGAGTTCTCCTATCCACATAGTACTGGGCAGTGTGCTTTAGACAGAGTATGGCAGATTCAGTGGACAGCCCAGGTCTAAACCCAAACTGTCCATCGTGCAGACACATATGTTTACCTAAATGGCTGTCAAGCACACTATCCAGCACCTTAGCCATGATGGTTGCCAGCGATATCGGCCTATAATTGTTTTTATCTGACGGGTCTCCTCTTTTATCTTTGATGATCGGAACAACAATTGTTTTCATTAGACCCTCAGGTAGATAGGAATGCCTAATACAGAGACTGTACAGCAAAGCCAGGACTCTTGGCAGGTGAACCCCAGCATACAGCAAATGCTCAATGCTAAGTCCATCATGCCCCGGCGATTTGCCTCTTGTCATTCGCACTATAATATTGCGAACTTCCTTGGCATTGACTGTGACGGGGGCGATGACGGAGTCAGCAGTGGGCATCCGCAGCGTGTCCCCCTGCCCCCTCGATAACTTCACCTTAAAATGCTCCATGAAGAGATTAGCAATCTCTGTGGTCTCACTTACCCCCTCCACACTCACAGGGAGGCCCGCCCTTGGGCTTAGCTTCTTAGTTTCTTTCCAAAACTGACTAAAGTTCTTATTCTTATGATGAGACGCAATTATGTCCATTTTTATTTGCGTTTCATTATCTTGGCACCACCTAAGTttagccttaaaaagtttcctaTCTTTATTCATTTGATCATAGCATGGTCCACGAGTTGGTTTGCCATTTATTAGCCACAACTGGAAACTCAGTCGGGCCTCCCTGTGAGACTCTTGGACATACCGATTCCAGCCGGTAACGTATTTTCGTTTTCTAACAGACCGTACGCTGCCGGTAGAAATAGCTGCCTCCGATAAAATTGTTACAATCTTATTGTATAGATTATCTATAACACTATTATGTTGTGTATTATCACACATAAAATCACAGCATTGATTTAGTTCAACTGGTAAGTCAATTTCTCTCAGCTTTTGGTTACACAGTTCcctatatctatctatttgAAGTTGACCCCTCTCCCCCCAAATAgccttatttttattagtaataATAGTATCACAATTTTCTAACCTAGGCTTTATAATGTCTATATTGCACGTAATCTCTAATGGGAAATGGTCTGACCAGAAAACGTCATAATAAACTTTGGCACTTATTATTGATTGTTTAGTTGCGCTCGTGACTAAGCAATGGTCCAGCCACCGTCTACACCCGTGAGCGTCACTAACAAAGGTGTAGGTATCGGGCGGCAGCAATTCAAAGTCCGCACAAAACCAGTTTTGATCAGCACAAAAGTTTAACATTTCATTAGAAAACAACTCACCGGGGTGGGCGTTATAATCTCCCATTATAAATACTGAATCCACATCACAGTTTTCGATAAttgggtggatttcaacaagtcctaaaaaatcttcatttccgtggacttttttatcttaaggttttttatattagaaaaacgcttttattaaagtttttgttcatgttagtgttcttactaaatgggtagcagataagttaaaaacttaacgagatacggatgattaaaaatttcgtgccacggcgatgaaacatgcgttcacggcaatgaaacaagcgtccacggcaatgaaacaaaggcccacggcaatgaaacaaacttccacggcaatgaaagaactgtatacaatggaaataaaagaatcaatccactgcatttttttaaaaagactgagggaaacgcaaacttagacaggtatgtatggcagaaatatttggatagatattggaacgaaagaaagaacgacagtatgtataaaaaataagaatatagtatggaattctctaagtagcattgtggggtccgtattgcgacgtatgaaagaaaatgtttcatttcacactaataacatTCACAAACCTTGATcataaaccttacctataacatctatatttccataaggtataatatccaatttttatactgttcattttatgtaaaattcataaaatatactataatatgacataatcTGTGCAGAATTACATAACACCGGCAAAACACCTAGtaccaaaatataaagataggtgcggttaggtgcacatgttggtcagctaagcgtccccctacatagcgccaataataataacgcagtcaaaactccttgcaccaaaacctaaacatagagcgtctccccatgtagccccgcttcgcttttgatgaacatgtgcacttaaccgctcctcctcgcttttctcgtcatcgcacctatctttaggttgtggtgctagaggttttgatggtgttgtgtaatttaacacagattatgtgatatgatagaatgttttatgaactttatgctaaatcatagtatattttaattggtataataatatgaaatgtacatgttatcatcatcagcctataatcatccaatgctggacataggcctctcccaaggagcgccacaacactcggtcctcggtcttccgaatccagccactaacggctacctgcctaagctattatgacagctatgttggtaaccttagtcctctgacgtataacctcttttctgataccatcCATAAGAGAAACCctaagcatagctctctccatagcacgctgagtgactttaaatcggtggaccagtcccaccatcagtgtccacgtctctgcaccatatttcataactggcagggcgc
The Plutella xylostella chromosome 24, ilPluXylo3.1, whole genome shotgun sequence DNA segment above includes these coding regions:
- the LOC125488571 gene encoding uncharacterized protein LOC125488571, with the translated sequence MGRKTSRTSRVAAVILVVVNLIAMTCCALLFTLSLWMIASPATLSAVIQSAGHSAVKALLPREVLSPPLGVALAAVSGALFCITFMGVYGAVGRSPFLLFMYSILVLLLLMLECALIFYFTTEFLEKGLQERDGHWTHALRVLFQCCEHNAT